In the Sphingomonas sp. LM7 genome, one interval contains:
- a CDS encoding TonB-dependent siderophore receptor, whose translation MKMKPVLRHALLASSLIAVMPAPVFAADGPVTAEDQDQSKSEIVVTGIIAEQSSSATGLSLTPKETPQSVTILDRQRIEDFALTNINDLLDQVVGINVERVETDRTYFNSRGFDVSNFQVDGIGLPLFWGIQFGELDTALFDRVETVRGANAIMTGIGNPSATINYIRKRPTDSLQASAAVQGGSWDKWRVEGDLSVPLGATAGARLIYAHEERDSWLDYNHVNRDVYGLIASWNVTPQLKLTAGYTQQDNQADGVLWGALPLTYSDGTRIDLPVSASTSADWTYWNVKDQSVFGELSYTFAGGWSVKGILTYKRFEEESKLLYAYGYPDKATGLGVGGMSGIYPSIYDQYLGDFYASGPVKLFGREHELAFGVSTARSDALEYEDFSADVIGYPAVQDWDKGLIPEPAYGNEYLAAEYTDRLTRAYGAAHLNLADNLKAVVGGSAMWIKSTGQSYGTDQSRKDSKVSPYVGAIFDVTPNVSLYASYTDIFNPQVEVSFGNTKLDPAQGSSLEGGIKSTWFGERLYATASLFRAKQKGLAAFAGVFGPGEAGQAGDSYYDAVDTTSKGFEIELAGKVTDKWSLSGGYTGLKLEDEAGNRARTWIPRRTLKLASTWSEPTLNDLKLGAQLRWQSAISYADAGVQDYGVITGDVILKQDSYAVVDLMAGIRLFDRVRATANVRNVTNHKYLASLMWGQAFYAAPRSAMLSLSFAY comes from the coding sequence ATGAAGATGAAGCCGGTCCTGCGCCATGCCCTCCTGGCGAGCAGTTTGATCGCCGTGATGCCCGCCCCGGTATTCGCCGCCGATGGCCCCGTCACGGCGGAGGATCAGGATCAGTCGAAGAGCGAGATCGTGGTCACCGGCATAATCGCTGAGCAGTCGAGCTCGGCGACCGGGCTCTCGCTTACGCCGAAGGAAACGCCCCAGTCGGTCACCATCCTCGACCGCCAGCGGATCGAGGACTTCGCGCTCACCAACATCAACGACCTGCTCGACCAGGTCGTCGGCATCAATGTCGAGCGCGTCGAGACCGACCGCACCTATTTCAATTCGCGCGGCTTCGATGTCTCGAACTTCCAGGTCGACGGCATCGGCCTGCCGCTGTTCTGGGGCATCCAGTTCGGCGAACTCGACACGGCGCTGTTCGATCGCGTCGAAACGGTGCGCGGCGCCAATGCGATCATGACCGGCATCGGCAATCCGTCGGCGACGATCAACTATATCCGCAAGCGTCCGACCGACAGCCTTCAGGCCAGTGCCGCGGTGCAGGGCGGTTCGTGGGACAAATGGCGAGTCGAGGGCGACCTGTCGGTCCCGCTCGGCGCCACCGCGGGCGCACGCCTGATCTACGCGCACGAGGAACGCGATTCCTGGCTGGACTACAACCACGTCAATCGCGACGTTTATGGCCTCATCGCCAGTTGGAATGTCACGCCGCAGCTCAAGCTCACCGCAGGCTATACCCAGCAGGACAACCAGGCCGATGGCGTGCTGTGGGGCGCATTGCCGCTCACCTATAGCGACGGCACGCGCATCGACTTGCCGGTTTCCGCTTCGACGTCGGCCGACTGGACCTATTGGAACGTCAAGGACCAGAGCGTCTTCGGCGAGCTGAGCTACACCTTTGCCGGCGGCTGGTCGGTCAAGGGCATCCTCACCTACAAGCGCTTCGAGGAAGAATCGAAGCTGCTCTACGCCTATGGCTATCCCGACAAGGCGACCGGCCTCGGCGTCGGCGGGATGTCGGGCATCTATCCCTCGATCTACGACCAGTATCTAGGCGACTTCTACGCCTCGGGCCCGGTCAAGCTGTTCGGCCGCGAGCACGAACTCGCCTTTGGCGTTTCGACTGCGCGCTCGGATGCGCTCGAATATGAGGATTTCTCTGCCGACGTCATCGGCTATCCGGCAGTGCAGGACTGGGACAAGGGCCTGATCCCCGAGCCGGCCTATGGTAATGAATATCTCGCCGCGGAGTACACCGACCGCCTCACCCGGGCATACGGCGCCGCGCACCTCAACCTTGCCGATAATCTCAAGGCCGTGGTCGGCGGCAGTGCGATGTGGATCAAATCCACCGGCCAGTCCTACGGCACCGATCAGTCGCGCAAGGACAGCAAGGTCAGCCCCTATGTCGGCGCGATCTTCGACGTGACCCCCAATGTCTCGCTCTATGCGAGCTACACGGACATCTTCAATCCGCAGGTCGAAGTGAGCTTCGGCAACACCAAGCTCGATCCGGCCCAGGGCAGCAGCCTGGAAGGCGGCATCAAGAGCACCTGGTTCGGCGAACGCCTCTATGCCACCGCGTCGCTGTTTCGCGCCAAGCAGAAGGGGCTTGCAGCATTTGCGGGCGTGTTCGGGCCGGGCGAGGCCGGACAAGCCGGCGACAGCTATTACGACGCGGTGGACACCACGTCGAAGGGCTTCGAGATCGAGCTTGCCGGCAAGGTTACCGACAAATGGAGCTTGAGCGGCGGCTATACCGGCCTCAAGCTCGAGGACGAGGCGGGCAACCGCGCGCGGACGTGGATCCCGCGGCGCACGCTCAAGCTCGCCAGCACTTGGTCCGAGCCGACCCTCAACGACCTCAAGCTCGGCGCGCAGCTGCGCTGGCAGAGCGCGATCAGCTATGCAGACGCCGGCGTTCAGGATTATGGCGTGATCACCGGCGACGTCATCCTCAAGCAGGACAGCTATGCAGTGGTCGATCTGATGGCAGGTATCCGGTTGTTCGATCGCGTGCGCGCGACTGCCAATGTCCGCAACGTCACCAATCACAAATATCTCGCCAGCCTGATGTGGGGCCAGGCGTTCTACGCCGCACCGCGCAGCGCGATGCTCTCGCTCAGCTTCGCATATTGA
- a CDS encoding ketohydroxyglutarate aldolase, giving the protein MTGSARAQRQGWRYGANVAARVVLGTAGAYVVAALFAAALARTLPMPRVEAVTLATLLAFLIAPGVTIWAFLAAGPWRAAAGIVAVALLLTGIAWLAGQPA; this is encoded by the coding sequence GTGACGGGCAGCGCGCGCGCACAACGACAGGGCTGGCGCTACGGCGCGAACGTCGCGGCGCGCGTCGTGCTGGGCACGGCGGGTGCCTATGTCGTCGCCGCGCTGTTCGCCGCAGCGCTCGCCCGCACGCTGCCGATGCCGCGGGTCGAGGCCGTGACGCTGGCGACCTTGCTCGCTTTCCTGATCGCGCCGGGTGTGACGATCTGGGCCTTCCTTGCCGCGGGACCGTGGCGCGCCGCCGCCGGCATAGTCGCGGTGGCATTGCTTCTCACCGGTATTGCCTGGCTGGCGGGGCAGCCGGCATGA
- a CDS encoding PepSY domain-containing protein: MSTVRDGTRQVMAWLHGWTGLLLGWVLFVMCLAGTLSVFKPEIGEWMRPEATATADPAEAIAAAGRWLTRNAPDSTGWYFAAPDARMNTVEAAYDTGGAFLARALDPVTGAPVARETLGGEFFYRLHFELELPFPWGRLLASLAAAVMLTALVTGIIAHRRIFRDFFTFRTRKGQRSWLDGHNALGVLALPFHLMITFTGLVTLGSLSMPWGITAAYGDDVAPMYAEMIPGITQRAATGARAPLAPLAPMLREAQRRFDGGAIGRVYVLNPGDAGAVVTVFRAESDAIGYTPAEISFDGVTGKVLAQWTEARPAIQTYNVLYGLHMGRFAPSLTRWLYFLGGAMLTLAIASGLVQWIVKRRERAPLSLANRILERLNAGVLAGVPLGCVAYLLANRLLPLGMADRSATEVSIALWTAAAALLVGAVLRPALAWPLLLGLVAIGSVVAPLLAPWGQGAPVIVIGNLTLLATAAAFAALAWRQVRPAPVAPARRSRAPA, encoded by the coding sequence ATGAGCACGGTCCGCGACGGCACCCGACAAGTGATGGCGTGGCTGCACGGCTGGACCGGGCTGCTGCTCGGCTGGGTGCTTTTCGTAATGTGCCTCGCCGGCACGCTCAGCGTATTCAAGCCCGAGATCGGCGAATGGATGCGTCCGGAGGCAACTGCCACTGCCGACCCTGCCGAGGCGATCGCCGCAGCCGGTCGCTGGCTCACGCGGAACGCCCCCGATTCCACCGGCTGGTATTTCGCTGCGCCCGATGCCCGGATGAACACTGTCGAGGCAGCGTACGACACCGGCGGCGCGTTTCTCGCGCGTGCGCTCGATCCCGTGACCGGTGCCCCGGTCGCCCGGGAGACGCTGGGCGGCGAGTTCTTCTACCGTCTCCATTTCGAGCTCGAACTGCCCTTTCCCTGGGGTCGGCTGCTCGCGTCGCTTGCCGCGGCGGTGATGCTGACCGCACTGGTCACCGGAATCATTGCCCATCGCCGCATCTTCCGCGACTTCTTCACTTTCCGCACGCGCAAGGGCCAGCGTTCCTGGCTCGACGGGCACAATGCGCTCGGGGTGCTCGCGCTGCCCTTCCACTTGATGATCACGTTCACCGGGCTGGTGACGCTGGGATCGCTCAGCATGCCCTGGGGGATTACTGCGGCCTATGGCGACGACGTCGCGCCGATGTACGCCGAAATGATTCCCGGCATCACCCAGCGTGCCGCGACCGGCGCCAGGGCACCGCTCGCGCCGCTCGCCCCGATGCTGCGCGAGGCGCAGCGCCGCTTCGATGGCGGCGCGATCGGCCGTGTCTATGTCCTCAACCCTGGCGATGCGGGTGCAGTGGTCACGGTGTTCCGGGCCGAATCCGATGCGATCGGCTATACTCCCGCCGAAATCAGCTTCGACGGCGTCACCGGGAAGGTGTTGGCTCAATGGACCGAAGCGCGGCCCGCGATCCAGACCTACAATGTCCTGTACGGCCTCCACATGGGCCGCTTCGCGCCATCGCTGACGCGCTGGCTCTATTTCCTCGGCGGCGCGATGCTGACGCTGGCGATCGCCTCCGGGCTGGTGCAGTGGATCGTCAAGCGCCGCGAGCGCGCACCATTGTCGCTGGCCAACCGCATCCTCGAACGGCTCAACGCCGGGGTGCTGGCCGGCGTGCCGCTCGGCTGCGTCGCCTATCTGCTCGCCAATCGCCTGTTGCCGCTGGGCATGGCGGACCGTTCGGCGACCGAAGTATCGATTGCGCTGTGGACGGCTGCTGCCGCGCTCCTCGTCGGCGCCGTGCTGCGTCCGGCGCTGGCCTGGCCATTGCTGCTCGGGCTGGTGGCGATTGGGTCCGTCGTCGCGCCGCTGCTGGCGCCGTGGGGGCAGGGCGCCCCGGTGATCGTCATCGGCAATCTCACGCTGCTCGCCACCGCCGCGGCGTTCGCCGCCTTGGCGTGGCGGCAAGTCCGACCTGCACCTGTCGCACCGGCCCGCCGGTCGAGAGCGCCGGCGTGA
- a CDS encoding DUF3325 family protein, translating into MAASPTCTCRTGPPVESAGVIVAGLFYLGMFALAAGMSRHAPALLGGWHRPTIAARLPRAGWILVVLSLALTLLSADWSRALVAWLGLAPLVAGIVVLSLTFAPVLARTGVVLAAGLAVVGLGMTLAGASAAL; encoded by the coding sequence GTGGCGGCAAGTCCGACCTGCACCTGTCGCACCGGCCCGCCGGTCGAGAGCGCCGGCGTGATCGTCGCCGGCCTGTTCTATCTCGGCATGTTCGCGCTGGCAGCGGGAATGTCGCGCCACGCGCCCGCGCTGCTCGGCGGCTGGCACCGGCCCACTATCGCCGCGCGCCTGCCGCGTGCCGGCTGGATCCTCGTCGTCCTCTCGCTGGCGCTGACGCTGCTCTCGGCCGATTGGTCGCGGGCGTTGGTCGCCTGGCTCGGCCTCGCGCCGCTGGTTGCAGGCATAGTGGTATTGAGCCTGACCTTCGCCCCGGTGCTGGCGCGGACAGGCGTCGTTCTGGCCGCCGGTCTGGCGGTCGTCGGTCTGGGCATGACGCTGGCGGGGGCCAGCGCCGCCCTCTGA
- a CDS encoding LacI family DNA-binding transcriptional regulator produces MSGRPTIKEVSKIAGVSFKTVSRVLNNEKHVSEETRRRVEEVVARLNFRPSHAARTLAGRRSFQVALLYDNPSPYYVYHIQIGAQQRCSELGYRLLLQPIDSQSPDLVSNVMALIDEAHLDGVILSPPVTEMTALLDELDRRGLPYVRIAPGARKDAGMGAMIDDVAAAREVTEHLIGLGHRSIGFIRGLESHVSTWERLQGYREALEAHGIAFDEDLVAAGENSFTSGGEAARKLLERSPRPTAIFAGNDDMAAGVLAVAHESDIDIPGALSIVGFDDSDLAKAVWPPLTTMRQPVRELAYSAADLLLSPEAGPQVTLEHKLMVRSTTGPAPR; encoded by the coding sequence ATGTCCGGTCGTCCGACGATCAAGGAAGTCTCGAAGATTGCTGGCGTGTCGTTCAAGACCGTCAGCCGCGTGCTCAATAACGAGAAGCATGTCAGCGAGGAGACGCGCCGCCGCGTCGAGGAAGTCGTCGCCCGGCTGAACTTCCGCCCGAGCCACGCCGCGCGGACGCTCGCTGGCCGCCGCTCGTTCCAGGTGGCGTTGCTCTACGACAATCCCAGCCCCTATTATGTCTATCACATCCAGATCGGCGCGCAGCAGCGCTGCAGCGAGCTCGGCTATCGGCTGCTCCTCCAGCCGATCGACAGCCAGTCACCCGATCTGGTCTCGAACGTGATGGCGCTGATCGACGAGGCGCATCTGGACGGCGTGATCCTGTCGCCACCGGTGACCGAGATGACCGCGCTGCTCGACGAACTCGACCGGCGCGGACTTCCCTATGTCCGCATTGCGCCCGGCGCGCGCAAGGATGCCGGCATGGGCGCGATGATCGATGACGTCGCCGCCGCGCGCGAAGTCACCGAACATCTGATCGGGCTTGGTCACCGCTCGATCGGCTTCATCCGCGGGCTCGAGAGCCACGTCTCCACTTGGGAGCGTCTCCAGGGCTATCGCGAGGCGCTCGAAGCGCACGGGATCGCCTTCGACGAGGATCTGGTCGCGGCGGGCGAGAACAGCTTCACTTCGGGCGGCGAGGCGGCGCGAAAGCTACTCGAACGCAGCCCGCGCCCGACCGCGATCTTCGCGGGCAATGACGATATGGCGGCGGGCGTGCTCGCAGTCGCGCATGAGAGCGATATCGACATTCCCGGCGCGCTCTCGATCGTCGGCTTCGACGATTCGGACCTCGCCAAGGCGGTGTGGCCGCCGCTCACCACGATGCGCCAGCCCGTTCGCGAACTGGCCTATTCCGCGGCCGATCTGCTGCTTTCGCCCGAGGCAGGGCCGCAGGTCACGCTGGAGCACAAGCTGATGGTCCGCTCCACCACCGGCCCGGCGCCGCGTTAA
- a CDS encoding MFS transporter, whose product MIGALGLMKERRFLPLFVTQFLGAFNDNLFKNAMIFFATYQIYNSVEAETQFSAIATGLFILPFFLFSALAGQLADSYDKARIMRIIKAAEVLIMLVGALGIFIKSLPLMLVALVGMGVHSTFFGPIKYAVLPQHLNEDEVLGGTGMVEAGTYIAILCGTIAGGLISPNVAAFAVVGVALTGWFASLKIPPAPPLTTLKLDYNIFRASARLIGATMHIPRLYLAIVSISVFWTIAAILGVLFPPLVKNVFHAQKDVASVFLAIFSVGIAIGSIIINRMLKGHVSAKYAPASVLAMSVFVIDFFFAATFFPVGDGALLKTADFLALPDAWRVLVDLGMIAITGGMFVVPLYAFLTTTVDKSQTSRTVAANNIVNSGAMVAGSVGILGFTHIPGVEVVHAIWIVFLLCLASAYCAWRLYKAEDLPHGLDPIP is encoded by the coding sequence ATGATCGGTGCGCTCGGGTTGATGAAGGAGCGCCGCTTCCTGCCGTTGTTCGTCACGCAGTTCCTCGGCGCGTTCAACGACAATCTCTTCAAGAACGCGATGATCTTCTTCGCGACCTACCAGATCTACAATTCGGTCGAGGCGGAGACGCAGTTCAGCGCGATCGCGACCGGCCTGTTCATCCTGCCCTTCTTCCTGTTCTCCGCGCTCGCCGGTCAACTTGCCGACAGCTACGACAAGGCGCGGATCATGCGGATCATCAAGGCGGCCGAAGTGCTGATCATGCTGGTCGGCGCGCTGGGCATCTTCATCAAGAGCCTGCCGCTGATGCTGGTCGCGCTGGTCGGCATGGGCGTGCACTCGACCTTTTTCGGACCGATCAAATATGCAGTGCTGCCCCAGCATCTCAACGAGGACGAAGTGCTGGGCGGCACCGGGATGGTCGAGGCCGGCACGTATATCGCGATCCTGTGCGGCACGATCGCGGGCGGGCTGATCAGCCCCAATGTCGCGGCGTTCGCGGTGGTCGGCGTCGCGCTGACCGGCTGGTTCGCCTCGCTCAAGATCCCGCCGGCACCGCCGCTCACGACGCTCAAGCTCGACTATAACATCTTCCGCGCATCGGCCCGGCTGATCGGCGCGACGATGCACATCCCGCGGCTTTATCTCGCGATCGTCTCGATCAGCGTGTTCTGGACCATCGCGGCGATCCTGGGGGTGCTGTTCCCGCCGCTCGTCAAGAACGTGTTCCACGCCCAGAAGGACGTGGCGAGCGTGTTCCTCGCGATCTTCTCGGTCGGGATCGCGATCGGATCGATCATCATCAACCGGATGCTCAAGGGGCATGTCTCGGCGAAATACGCACCGGCCTCGGTGCTGGCGATGTCGGTGTTCGTGATCGACTTCTTCTTCGCGGCGACCTTTTTCCCGGTAGGCGACGGCGCGCTGCTCAAGACCGCTGATTTCCTGGCACTGCCCGATGCGTGGCGGGTGTTGGTCGACCTGGGCATGATCGCGATCACCGGCGGCATGTTCGTAGTGCCGCTCTATGCGTTCCTGACCACGACGGTCGACAAGTCGCAGACCTCGCGCACCGTCGCGGCGAACAATATCGTCAATTCAGGCGCGATGGTGGCGGGATCCGTAGGCATCCTGGGCTTCACCCATATCCCCGGCGTGGAAGTGGTCCACGCGATCTGGATCGTGTTCCTGCTGTGCCTTGCCTCCGCCTATTGCGCATGGCGGCTCTACAAGGCCGAGGACCTGCCCCACGGGCTCGATCCGATTCCGTGA
- the pgsA gene encoding CDP-diacylglycerol--glycerol-3-phosphate 3-phosphatidyltransferase: MLTLPNILTLSRIVTVPLLAAFLWWPEWRTGYAIAFAIYCLMGITDYFDGYLARAQGTVSKLGVFLDPIADKIMIAAVILMLVGKGVVADFHLIAALIILLREITVSGLREFLAQLQVSIPVSQLAKWKTTFQLVAFGALILGQSVPQYPWVALLGLVTLWSAAVLTAITGWDYLRVGLKHMDT, from the coding sequence ATGCTGACGCTTCCCAATATCCTGACGCTGTCCAGGATCGTCACCGTGCCGCTGCTCGCGGCGTTCCTGTGGTGGCCGGAATGGCGGACCGGCTACGCCATCGCCTTTGCGATCTACTGCCTGATGGGCATCACCGACTATTTCGACGGCTATCTCGCGCGCGCGCAGGGCACTGTCTCGAAGCTCGGCGTGTTCCTTGATCCGATCGCCGACAAGATCATGATCGCCGCGGTGATCCTGATGCTGGTGGGCAAGGGCGTGGTCGCCGATTTCCACTTGATCGCCGCGCTGATCATCCTGCTGCGCGAGATCACCGTATCGGGCCTGCGCGAATTCCTCGCCCAGCTCCAGGTGTCGATTCCGGTCTCCCAGCTCGCCAAGTGGAAGACCACGTTCCAGCTCGTCGCATTCGGCGCGTTGATCCTGGGACAGTCCGTACCGCAATATCCGTGGGTGGCGCTGCTGGGGCTGGTCACCTTGTGGAGCGCTGCGGTGCTCACTGCGATCACCGGCTGGGACTATCTGCGCGTCGGTCTCAAGCACATGGACACTTGA
- the moaD gene encoding molybdopterin converting factor subunit 1 — MDLLYFAWVRERIGAGQEQRDPPAAVVNVADLIDWLATLSPGHAEAMREPTRLRAAIDQKFVPLDAPLGAAREVAIFPPVTGG, encoded by the coding sequence ATGGACCTGCTCTACTTCGCCTGGGTGCGCGAGCGCATCGGCGCCGGGCAGGAGCAGCGTGACCCGCCCGCGGCGGTAGTGAACGTCGCCGACCTCATCGACTGGCTCGCAACGCTCAGCCCCGGCCATGCCGAGGCGATGCGCGAACCGACCAGGCTGCGCGCCGCGATCGACCAGAAGTTCGTGCCGCTCGATGCGCCGCTCGGCGCCGCGCGCGAAGTGGCGATCTTCCCCCCGGTCACCGGCGGATGA
- a CDS encoding molybdenum cofactor biosynthesis protein MoaE yields the protein MIRVSVDPAPIELAIELAALEERGAGGVATFTGVVRGDDGVTALELEHYPGMTEQALIALAETATERWALLGVTMVHRVGVMLPGERIVFVGTAAHHRREALEACAWLIDRLKTDAPFWKRERLGDDTRWVEARASDATAAARWDAVD from the coding sequence ATGATCCGGGTTTCCGTCGATCCCGCGCCGATCGAGCTGGCGATCGAACTGGCCGCGCTGGAGGAACGCGGGGCAGGGGGCGTCGCCACCTTCACCGGCGTGGTGCGCGGCGACGACGGCGTCACGGCGCTAGAGCTCGAACATTATCCCGGCATGACCGAACAGGCGCTGATCGCGCTCGCCGAGACCGCGACCGAACGCTGGGCGCTGCTCGGCGTGACGATGGTCCACCGCGTCGGTGTGATGCTCCCTGGCGAGCGCATCGTCTTCGTCGGCACTGCCGCGCATCACCGCCGCGAAGCGCTGGAGGCCTGCGCCTGGCTGATCGACCGGCTCAAGACCGACGCGCCATTCTGGAAGCGCGAACGACTGGGCGACGACACGCGTTGGGTTGAAGCTCGCGCAAGCGACGCCACCGCCGCGGCGCGCTGGGACGCGGTCGACTAG
- a CDS encoding hydrogen peroxide-inducible genes activator, which produces MAATYLPTLKQLQYLVALNDSGHFGRAAEACFVTQSTLSAGIRELETLIGVVLVERTRRVVRFTPLGERIVDKARRVLREADELGDLARAAGRPLSGEMRMSVIPTIAPFLLPRILPRLRREYPELKLFLREETSGQACEQLNHGRTDCVLLALPFACGEVEAAPLFEDRLFVAFPEGEMDPTPTIRPADIDPNRLLMLEDGHCLKDHALAACNRPELRAEATMLGTSLHTMVQMVDNGLGVTMLPQMAIDAGILDHTHVTARPLDAENASRQIALVWRKASPRERDFRLLAQVLAETA; this is translated from the coding sequence GTGGCCGCAACCTACCTTCCGACGCTCAAGCAGCTCCAATATCTCGTCGCGCTGAACGATTCCGGGCATTTCGGCCGCGCGGCGGAGGCATGCTTCGTCACCCAGTCGACCCTCTCCGCCGGTATCCGCGAGCTTGAGACGCTGATCGGCGTGGTCTTGGTCGAGCGTACCCGCCGGGTAGTGCGCTTCACACCGTTGGGCGAGCGGATCGTCGACAAGGCGCGCCGCGTGTTGCGCGAGGCAGACGAGCTCGGCGATCTGGCCCGCGCCGCCGGACGGCCGCTTTCGGGCGAGATGCGGATGAGCGTGATTCCGACGATCGCGCCGTTCCTGCTGCCGCGCATCCTGCCGCGGCTGCGCCGAGAATATCCCGAGTTGAAACTGTTCCTGCGCGAGGAGACCAGCGGGCAGGCGTGCGAGCAGCTCAACCATGGCCGCACCGATTGCGTGCTGCTCGCGCTGCCCTTCGCATGTGGCGAAGTCGAGGCGGCGCCGTTGTTCGAGGATCGGCTGTTCGTCGCCTTTCCCGAAGGCGAGATGGATCCGACCCCGACGATCCGCCCCGCCGATATCGACCCGAATCGACTGCTGATGCTCGAAGACGGGCATTGCCTGAAGGATCATGCGCTTGCGGCGTGCAACCGCCCCGAGCTGCGCGCCGAAGCGACGATGCTCGGCACTTCGCTGCACACGATGGTGCAGATGGTCGATAACGGCCTGGGGGTGACGATGCTGCCGCAGATGGCGATCGATGCGGGCATTCTCGACCATACCCATGTTACGGCACGGCCGCTGGATGCCGAGAATGCGTCGCGGCAGATTGCCCTGGTGTGGCGCAAGGCTTCTCCGCGCGAGCGCGACTTTCGGCTGCTGGCGCAGGTGCTCGCCGAAACCGCCTGA
- the ahpF gene encoding alkyl hydroperoxide reductase subunit F produces MLDANLTQQLKTYLVNIKQPIELVASLGDDAKSGELERLLNDIAALSDDITVVRKDDARKPSFMIRRTGTDIGVRFAGLPMGHEFTSLVLALLQVGGHPSRATQELIDQVKDLDGDYAFETYFSLSCQNCPDVVQALNLMAVLNPRIKHVAIDGALFKDEVDSRKVMAVPTVFLNGEPFGQGRMELEQIVAKIDSGAEARAAEKIKTKDAFDVLVVGGGPAGAASAIYAARKGIRVGVAAERFGGQVLDTMAIENFISVPHTEGPKLAAHLEQHVKDYDVDIMNLQRAEKLIPARTEGGLHEVVLANGASLKARTLILSTGARWRQMGVPGEDQYRNKGVAYCPHCDGPLFKGKRVAVIGGGNSGVEAAIDLAGIVAHVTLIEYDSDLRADAVLQRKLATLPNVKVITSALTTEVRGDGEKVSGLVYKDRNHGTEHQIELEGIFVQIGLVPNTEWLKDSVALSNRGEIEIDARGETSQRGIFAAGDATTVPYKQIVIAMGAGSTAALSAFDYLIRLPEDVLVEAAA; encoded by the coding sequence ATGCTCGACGCCAATCTGACGCAGCAGCTCAAGACCTATCTGGTCAACATCAAGCAGCCGATCGAGCTGGTCGCCAGCCTGGGCGACGATGCCAAGTCAGGCGAGCTCGAGCGGCTGCTCAACGACATCGCCGCACTCTCCGACGACATCACGGTCGTGCGCAAGGACGATGCCCGCAAGCCCAGCTTCATGATCCGCCGCACCGGCACCGATATCGGCGTGCGCTTCGCGGGGCTGCCAATGGGGCATGAATTTACCAGCCTTGTGCTCGCGCTGCTGCAGGTTGGCGGGCACCCGTCGCGCGCGACGCAGGAGCTGATCGACCAGGTCAAGGACCTCGACGGCGATTACGCGTTCGAGACCTATTTCTCGCTGTCGTGCCAGAACTGCCCCGATGTGGTCCAAGCGCTCAATTTGATGGCGGTGCTCAATCCGCGCATCAAGCACGTCGCGATCGACGGCGCGCTGTTCAAGGACGAAGTCGACAGCCGGAAGGTGATGGCTGTGCCGACGGTGTTCCTCAACGGCGAGCCGTTCGGGCAGGGCCGGATGGAACTCGAGCAGATCGTCGCGAAGATCGACAGCGGCGCCGAGGCGCGCGCGGCCGAGAAGATCAAGACCAAGGATGCATTCGACGTATTGGTGGTCGGCGGCGGGCCCGCGGGGGCAGCGTCGGCGATCTATGCGGCGCGCAAGGGTATCCGCGTGGGCGTGGCGGCCGAGCGTTTCGGCGGGCAGGTGCTCGACACGATGGCGATCGAGAACTTCATCTCGGTGCCCCACACCGAGGGCCCCAAGCTCGCCGCGCATCTGGAGCAGCACGTCAAGGACTATGACGTCGACATCATGAACCTGCAGCGGGCCGAGAAATTGATCCCGGCGCGGACCGAGGGCGGACTGCACGAAGTTGTGCTGGCCAATGGCGCGAGCCTCAAGGCGCGGACGCTGATCCTGTCGACCGGGGCGCGCTGGCGGCAGATGGGAGTTCCGGGCGAGGATCAGTATCGCAACAAGGGCGTGGCCTATTGCCCGCATTGCGACGGCCCGCTGTTCAAGGGCAAGCGCGTCGCGGTGATTGGCGGCGGCAATTCGGGTGTGGAAGCCGCGATCGATCTTGCCGGGATCGTCGCGCACGTCACGCTGATCGAATATGACAGCGACCTGCGCGCCGACGCAGTGCTCCAGCGCAAGCTGGCGACCTTGCCCAACGTCAAGGTGATCACGTCGGCACTGACCACCGAAGTGCGCGGCGATGGCGAGAAGGTGTCCGGGCTGGTCTACAAGGACCGCAACCATGGCACCGAGCATCAGATCGAACTGGAAGGCATCTTCGTCCAGATCGGGCTGGTGCCGAATACCGAATGGCTCAAGGATTCGGTCGCGCTGTCGAACCGCGGCGAAATCGAGATCGATGCGCGGGGGGAGACTTCGCAGCGGGGTATTTTCGCCGCGGGCGATGCTACGACGGTGCCGTACAAGCAGATCGTGATTGCGATGGGTGCAGGCTCGACCGCGGCGCTGTCGGCGTTCGACTACCTGATCCGGTTGCCCGAGGACGTGCTGGTCGAAGCCGCGGCGTGA